From the genome of Papaver somniferum cultivar HN1 chromosome 2, ASM357369v1, whole genome shotgun sequence, one region includes:
- the LOC113348989 gene encoding glucan endo-1,3-beta-glucosidase 14-like codes for MGAFSLFGWFIFLQFAAVLTDSAYGDVKGFTGTYGINYGRIADNIPSPDKVVKLLKAAKIKNVRIYDADHSVLKAFKGSGLDLVIGLPNEYLKDMSFDPNNAMSWVRTNVQQFLPETRIRGIAVGNEVLGGNNHDNEQALVGAVKNIYNAIDKLHLADIVQITTAHSQAVFSNSYPPSSCIFRADIVQYMKPMLQFFSQIGSPFCINVYPFLAYMSDPEHINLNYSLFLLNDGIDDNYTKLHYDNMFDAQVDASYAALNDAGFSKMEVIVTETGWASHGDDNEAVATHQNARTYNYNLRKRLAKRKGTPYRPKILARAYIFALFNENLKSGPTSERNFGLYKPDGSISYNIGFPSLSSASSSMLSMKVARIQDSLGLFSMVVTTCAAVLLVMMV; via the exons ATGGGGGCATTTAGTTTGTTTGGGtggtttatttttcttcaatttgcAGCCGTTTTAACTGACTCAG CCTATGGTGATGTTAAAGGATTCACTGGAACCTATGGAATAAACTATGGGAGAATTGCTGACAATATCCCTTCGCCTGACAAGGTTGTAAAGCTTCTCAAagcagcaaaaataaaaaatgttcgAATCTATGATGCTGATCATAGTGTCCTCAAGGCATTTAAAGGGTCTGGTCTCGACCTAGTAATAGGACTCCCTAATGAATACCTGAAAGACATGAGTTTTGATCCGAACAATGCCATGAGTTGGGTAAGAACAAATGTTCAGCAGTTCTTGCCCGAGACACGTATTCGTGGGATTGCGGTAGGTAATGAGGTTTTGGGAGGTAACAATCACGACAATGAACAGGCTTTAGTGGGTGCAGTCAAAAACATCTATAATGCTATCGACAAGCTTCATTTGGCTGATATTGTTCAGATTACAACTGCACATTCTCAAGCTGTGTTTtctaattcatatcccccatcTTCATGTATTTTTCGAGCGGATATTGTGCAATACATGAAACCAATGTTGCAGTTCTTTTCACAAATTGGTTCTCCTTTCTGCATCAACGTCTATCCGTTTCTAGCCTACATGAGCGATCCTGAACATATCAATCTTAACTATTCTCTTTTTCTGTTAAATGATGGTATTGATGATAACTATACGAAACTCCACTACGATAACATGTTTGATGCTCAAGTTGATGCTTCTTATGCTGCTTTAAATGATGCTGGATTTAGTAAGATGGAAGTTATTGTTACTGAGACGGGTTGGGCCTCTCATGGGGATGATAATGAAGCAGTAGCTACACACCAAAATGCAAGAACTTATAACTACAATCTACGTAAAAGACTTGCTAAAAGGAAAGGTACTCCATACAGGCCAAAGATTTTGGCGAGAGCATATATTTTTGCATTATTCAACGAAAATTTAAAGTCTGGGCCGACTTCAGAGAGGAACTTTGGACTCTATAAACCTGATGGTAGCATCTCCTATAATATCGGATTCCCCAGTCTGTCATCTGCATCCTCATCTATGTTATCTATGAAG GTTGCGCGAATTCAGGATTCGTTAGGACTGTTCTCCATGGTTGTGACTACTTGTGCCGCAGTGCTgcttgtgatgatggtttag